The following proteins are co-located in the Sulfurospirillum deleyianum DSM 6946 genome:
- a CDS encoding CreA family protein, with translation MALRITNFIKGISGIVLMGAITLHAEEIGSVDTAFVLVGANHKIVVEAFDDPKIPGVSCHLSRAKTGGMKGTFGIAEDTADASIACRQTGIIHLPQDVQSKKKDGERVFKESTSFLFKHIQVVRFYDAKRHTLVYLTYSDKLIDGSPKNAISTVQISNALFSSK, from the coding sequence ATGGCTTTAAGGATAACAAACTTTATTAAAGGTATAAGTGGCATTGTGTTAATGGGCGCAATCACACTTCATGCAGAAGAAATTGGCTCAGTTGATACTGCTTTTGTGTTGGTTGGTGCCAATCACAAAATCGTCGTTGAAGCATTTGACGATCCGAAAATACCAGGGGTCTCTTGCCATTTATCACGGGCTAAGACAGGGGGAATGAAAGGGACATTTGGAATTGCGGAAGATACGGCAGATGCGTCTATTGCTTGTCGCCAAACGGGAATAATTCATTTGCCTCAAGATGTTCAATCTAAAAAAAAGGATGGGGAGCGGGTTTTTAAAGAATCAACCTCTTTTTTGTTCAAACACATTCAAGTTGTTCGTTTTTATGATGCGAAACGTCATACCCTTGTGTATTTAACCTACTCAGATAAGCTCATTGATGGCTCGCCCAAAAATGCAATTTCAACGGTTCAGATTTCGAATGCACTTTTTTCGTCTAAATGA
- a CDS encoding TolC family outer membrane protein, whose translation MRLSKIVSVVLVGLPIAAFSLTLEEGVQSILSSNPTFKESVETYRGVLKEYNIAENGYFPTLDLVGSYGYEKVKTSTGIDNDGLMDETSLVLNQNLFNGFATENTIHQQKSRLDAAAFGVAERADRTILSFVNAYIMLLKHKDLLVLAQENVKTHEAIYKQIKERSDAGFGRLSETQQAGSRYTLAQSNLIAQENNYRDAISTFEKLYGKRVEADELAKPIFNATVPANFDLIKEKSFTCNPSIKVQQSNIRLADALHEGSKAAFYPKVDLELAGTVEHDTDGIDGRDETYSALLKFRYNLYNKGADLLNKEKYAVLMLKEKETLANLQRGLMESVTFSWESYSSTQKRIALLKEHRDFSQQTLNSYQQEFAIGKRDLINMLDAEGEYYSARQALVEAEATFAYAQYRLLDNMGVLTEYFYDDFGKTYHVPVCSHKSTSF comes from the coding sequence ATGCGTCTCTCAAAGATAGTGTCAGTGGTATTGGTTGGGCTCCCTATTGCTGCTTTTTCATTAACTTTAGAAGAAGGGGTTCAATCTATTCTTTCTTCCAATCCAACGTTCAAAGAGAGTGTTGAAACTTACCGTGGCGTACTCAAAGAGTATAACATAGCAGAAAACGGTTATTTTCCAACGCTTGATTTAGTGGGTTCATACGGTTATGAAAAAGTCAAAACATCAACGGGTATTGATAATGATGGCTTGATGGATGAAACCTCGCTGGTTTTAAACCAAAATCTTTTTAATGGTTTTGCCACAGAAAATACCATTCATCAGCAAAAAAGTAGACTTGATGCGGCGGCATTTGGGGTTGCGGAGAGAGCTGATAGAACGATTTTATCGTTTGTGAATGCGTATATTATGCTCTTAAAACACAAAGATTTATTGGTTTTAGCGCAAGAAAATGTCAAAACGCATGAGGCGATTTATAAGCAAATTAAAGAGCGTTCCGATGCGGGATTTGGGCGTTTATCTGAAACGCAACAAGCAGGGAGTCGTTATACTTTAGCGCAGTCTAACCTCATTGCACAGGAAAATAATTACAGAGATGCGATTTCTACCTTTGAAAAATTGTATGGAAAACGTGTTGAAGCGGATGAGTTGGCAAAGCCTATTTTTAATGCAACTGTTCCTGCAAACTTTGATCTTATTAAAGAAAAAAGCTTTACATGTAACCCGTCTATCAAAGTCCAACAATCCAATATTCGCCTAGCTGATGCCTTACATGAAGGCAGTAAAGCAGCGTTTTACCCGAAAGTGGATTTGGAACTTGCGGGTACGGTTGAGCATGATACGGATGGCATTGATGGTAGAGATGAGACCTATTCTGCACTGCTTAAATTTCGATATAACCTCTATAATAAAGGCGCAGACCTCTTAAACAAAGAGAAGTATGCGGTTTTGATGCTCAAAGAAAAAGAGACTCTAGCCAATCTTCAAAGAGGTTTGATGGAGAGTGTCACCTTCTCATGGGAGAGTTACAGCTCCACACAAAAAAGAATCGCTTTACTCAAAGAACATAGAGATTTTAGTCAGCAAACACTCAACTCTTATCAGCAAGAGTTTGCCATTGGAAAGCGTGATTTGATCAATATGCTCGATGCTGAGGGTGAGTACTACTCTGCACGTCAAGCGTTGGTTGAAGCGGAAGCGACTTTTGCTTATGCGCAGTATCGTCTCTTAGACAACATGGGTGTTTTGACAGAGTATTTTTATGATGATTTTGGCAAAACGTATCATGTCCCTGTTTGTTCACATAAAAGTACTTCTTTTTAG
- a CDS encoding type I secretion system permease/ATPase, whose protein sequence is MEPEIAKEYAKDPLLSCLVLFTKLYNVPYSAEALVAGLPIEKGVNSVELFSIKGGSKSLFSRAAQRAGFVSKLVQKELDELSSLVLPCILVLKNRSACILERFDETHTKAKIIHPDITEGEDWVEIATLEKEYMGFCFLLKKEFAFDSPRERLLNNTGTSWFWGTLNRSKQIYMDVIIASFLINLFILASPLFTMNVYDRVIPNNAIETLWVLALGVFIVYLLDIVLKFTRSYFLEIAGKKSDVIMSSILFEKVMDLKMAARPKSVGAFANNLKDFDAIRNFFTSSTLAALIDLPFALIFLGMVYFIAGYMVLVPIVLMIFILLYTLSVKNALTQSIESTYHASAVKNGILIESLTLLETIKAFSAGGHAQWKWEEATGEIANRGLKAKILSSSITTVTSFLIQLDSVVVVLLGVYMIKEVELTMGGLIAAIILSSRAIAPMAQVAALIANYEQAKTAYKALDDIMKLPVERPEGKRFVRREKLLGTIEFKNVTFAYPEAQKNSLEGVSFKINVGEKVAILGRNGSGKTTIEKLILGLYAPAEGSVLIDGIDINQIDPVDLRKNIGYVPQDVILFQGTVKENIIYKAPYVDDEAILRAAQVGGVNEFVNSHPLGFDMPILERGEGLSLGQRQSIAIARAFLLDAPILLLDEPTNSLDNTAENHTKKLLKEHIEGKTTLLITHKISLLEIVDRLIVVDNGRIVMDGKKEDVLAKLNGTR, encoded by the coding sequence ATGGAACCAGAAATCGCAAAAGAGTACGCAAAAGATCCTTTGTTATCGTGCTTAGTCCTTTTTACAAAGCTTTACAATGTTCCTTATAGTGCTGAAGCACTCGTGGCGGGTTTGCCCATTGAAAAAGGGGTTAATTCTGTGGAGCTTTTTTCCATAAAAGGGGGCTCAAAATCCCTTTTCTCTCGTGCGGCACAACGTGCGGGATTTGTTTCGAAATTGGTTCAAAAAGAGTTGGATGAACTCTCTTCTTTGGTGTTGCCTTGTATTTTAGTGCTTAAAAACCGCTCAGCATGTATTTTGGAGCGTTTTGATGAGACGCATACAAAAGCGAAGATTATTCACCCTGACATTACAGAGGGTGAGGATTGGGTTGAGATAGCCACTCTTGAAAAAGAGTATATGGGGTTTTGCTTTTTGCTCAAGAAAGAGTTTGCCTTTGATAGCCCTCGGGAACGTCTTTTAAATAACACAGGAACCAGCTGGTTTTGGGGTACGCTCAATCGCTCAAAGCAAATTTACATGGATGTGATTATTGCATCTTTTTTAATCAACCTCTTTATTTTGGCAAGTCCCTTATTTACGATGAACGTTTATGATAGAGTGATTCCTAACAATGCCATAGAAACACTCTGGGTTTTAGCCCTTGGGGTGTTTATTGTCTATCTTTTGGATATTGTTTTAAAGTTTACACGCTCGTACTTTTTAGAAATCGCAGGAAAAAAGAGCGATGTGATTATGTCTTCTATTTTGTTTGAAAAAGTGATGGATTTGAAGATGGCGGCACGTCCAAAATCGGTCGGTGCCTTTGCCAATAACCTGAAAGATTTTGATGCGATTCGCAACTTTTTTACCTCTTCGACCTTAGCGGCACTCATTGACCTTCCTTTTGCATTGATTTTTTTAGGGATGGTCTATTTTATTGCGGGATATATGGTTTTAGTGCCGATTGTTTTGATGATTTTTATTTTGCTTTATACGCTGAGTGTGAAAAATGCTTTAACGCAAAGTATTGAGAGCACTTACCATGCCTCAGCAGTCAAAAATGGCATTTTGATTGAGAGTTTAACGCTCTTAGAGACCATTAAAGCCTTTAGTGCAGGAGGTCATGCTCAATGGAAATGGGAAGAAGCCACAGGAGAGATTGCCAATCGTGGTTTAAAAGCTAAGATTTTATCGAGCTCTATTACAACGGTTACCTCATTTTTGATTCAGTTAGATTCTGTGGTGGTGGTGCTTTTGGGTGTGTATATGATTAAAGAGGTAGAGTTAACGATGGGTGGGCTTATTGCGGCGATTATCCTCTCTTCACGCGCGATTGCGCCGATGGCACAAGTGGCTGCACTGATTGCCAACTACGAACAAGCCAAAACGGCGTATAAGGCTTTAGATGACATTATGAAATTGCCTGTGGAGCGACCTGAAGGGAAGCGCTTTGTCCGTCGTGAAAAACTTTTGGGTACGATAGAGTTTAAAAATGTCACATTTGCGTATCCTGAAGCGCAAAAAAATTCCTTAGAAGGGGTCTCTTTTAAAATTAACGTAGGGGAAAAAGTAGCGATTTTAGGACGCAATGGCTCAGGAAAAACCACGATAGAAAAGCTTATTTTAGGGCTTTACGCACCTGCTGAAGGGTCTGTGTTGATTGATGGGATTGATATCAATCAGATTGATCCTGTGGATTTGCGTAAAAATATAGGTTATGTTCCTCAAGATGTCATTTTGTTTCAAGGAACTGTTAAAGAAAATATCATTTATAAAGCTCCTTATGTCGATGATGAGGCTATTTTAAGGGCGGCACAAGTAGGGGGTGTTAATGAGTTTGTTAATAGCCATCCTCTAGGCTTTGATATGCCTATCTTAGAGCGGGGCGAAGGGCTTTCTTTAGGGCAAAGACAAAGTATTGCCATTGCAAGAGCTTTTTTGCTCGATGCGCCTATTCTTTTACTCGATGAGCCAACCAATTCACTGGACAATACGGCTGAAAATCACACGAAGAAACTTCTTAAAGAGCATATTGAAGGTAAAACAACGCTTTTAATTACGCATAAAATATCTCTTTTAGAGATTGTGGATCGTTTGATTGTGGTTGATAATGGACGTATTGTGATGGATGGTAAAAAAGAAGATGTACTCGCAAAATTAAATGGAACGAGATAA
- the istA gene encoding IS21 family transposase, giving the protein MLKKGEIKMIKKFLAEGLSKSAIARKLGISRDTVRRYANLPDDYVPHINRPPVINSVDPYLPHIAKMLEMSEQTKSEIPLTVIYEEIKKLGYDGSLRWLQQVIQRYELRSRAKSDEPIIRFETKPSQQMQVDWIEFPKDNLSAFVATMGYSRASYVEYVNNEKIETLIGCHMNAFNYFGGVPMECLYDNMRTVILGRNSYGRGKHKLNPLFEDFAKHCRFSIKVCKPYRAKTKGKVERFNHYLRYNFHNGLRVRLSMKHYTLTLENANAEVLKWLDTTTKAL; this is encoded by the coding sequence GTGTTAAAAAAAGGTGAAATTAAAATGATAAAGAAGTTTTTAGCTGAGGGATTGAGTAAAAGTGCCATTGCACGAAAGCTAGGTATATCAAGAGATACTGTAAGGCGTTATGCCAATCTTCCTGATGATTATGTTCCTCATATCAATCGACCTCCCGTGATTAATAGTGTTGATCCCTATTTACCCCATATTGCAAAGATGCTAGAGATGTCAGAGCAAACGAAAAGTGAAATCCCATTAACCGTGATTTATGAAGAGATTAAGAAGCTAGGCTATGATGGAAGTTTGCGTTGGTTACAACAAGTGATCCAAAGATATGAGTTAAGAAGTCGAGCCAAATCAGATGAACCTATTATTCGCTTTGAAACCAAACCATCCCAACAGATGCAAGTCGATTGGATTGAGTTTCCTAAAGATAATCTCTCTGCATTTGTGGCAACAATGGGATATTCTAGAGCTTCGTATGTTGAGTATGTTAATAATGAGAAGATTGAGACACTCATTGGATGCCATATGAACGCTTTTAACTACTTTGGAGGTGTTCCAATGGAATGTTTGTATGACAATATGCGAACCGTCATTTTAGGACGTAATAGCTATGGTAGAGGCAAACATAAACTCAATCCACTCTTTGAAGACTTTGCCAAACATTGTCGTTTTAGCATTAAAGTCTGCAAACCATATCGTGCTAAGACCAAAGGAAAAGTGGAGAGATTTAACCACTATCTGCGGTATAACTTTCATAATGGATTGCGTGTGCGACTCTCTATGAAGCATTACACATTAACACTGGAAAATGCCAATGCAGAAGTGTTGAAATGGCTCGATACAACAACAAAAGCTCTTTGA
- a CDS encoding response regulator transcription factor, whose amino-acid sequence MVILYSSHPEVIATWQAALTSEQCEVCHYEKALFAHLNALHVKTILVMEERHYGEDLEGFLEQLRDEYPWVSTIVLSQKPTYAQGSILLKYGIKAYGNTHMAPVHLNEALLVVKKGNVWLYPEFIQTMIQTLSSQKSLHVNQNLLEKLSCKEKEIASLIKEGLSNKEIALREGITERTVKAHLTSIYEKTGLKDRLALALVL is encoded by the coding sequence ATGGTCATACTCTACTCTTCACATCCTGAAGTGATTGCAACATGGCAAGCGGCATTAACGTCTGAACAGTGTGAAGTGTGTCACTATGAGAAAGCGCTTTTTGCTCATTTAAATGCGTTACATGTAAAGACTATTTTAGTGATGGAAGAGCGTCATTATGGAGAAGATTTGGAAGGTTTTTTAGAACAATTACGAGATGAGTATCCTTGGGTAAGTACCATTGTTTTAAGTCAAAAACCAACCTATGCGCAAGGTTCTATACTGTTAAAATATGGCATTAAAGCGTATGGAAATACGCACATGGCACCGGTGCATTTGAACGAAGCTCTTTTGGTTGTAAAAAAGGGAAACGTCTGGCTTTATCCTGAATTTATCCAGACGATGATTCAAACACTCTCTTCTCAAAAATCGTTACATGTAAACCAAAATCTTCTTGAAAAACTCTCTTGCAAAGAGAAAGAGATTGCCTCGCTCATCAAAGAAGGGTTGAGTAACAAAGAGATTGCGCTTAGAGAAGGCATTACTGAGCGTACTGTGAAAGCACATTTAACCTCTATTTATGAAAAAACGGGTCTTAAAGACCGTCTCGCTTTGGCTCTTGTCCTCTAA
- a CDS encoding transglutaminase-like cysteine peptidase translates to MCKKFFVLIALVVLTLSCNQAFFTQEVLQKVEAKYGLYAKRRVESLNTLLASLQGSSEGEKLEKVNAFFNQMQFVSDQMLWKQKDYWATRMEFLGKGAGDCEDFVIAKYFTLKQLGVPTTKLFFTYVKAVKFQQAHMVLTYYETPKSVPLVLDNINFQILHATKRKDLIPVYSFNGDALYLAKQQGLGQIVPSGMQKNKKWFELVDKIRREEL, encoded by the coding sequence ATGTGTAAAAAATTTTTCGTTCTGATTGCGCTGGTTGTTTTAACACTCAGTTGCAATCAGGCGTTTTTTACACAAGAAGTGTTGCAAAAAGTTGAAGCAAAATATGGGCTCTACGCCAAAAGAAGGGTTGAATCACTCAATACACTTCTTGCGTCACTGCAAGGGAGTAGTGAAGGCGAAAAACTTGAAAAAGTCAATGCCTTTTTCAATCAAATGCAATTTGTCTCAGATCAAATGTTGTGGAAACAAAAAGATTATTGGGCGACACGGATGGAGTTTTTAGGTAAAGGAGCGGGGGATTGTGAAGATTTTGTGATTGCAAAATACTTTACCCTCAAACAATTAGGTGTTCCGACCACCAAACTCTTTTTTACCTATGTTAAAGCGGTGAAATTTCAACAAGCACACATGGTTTTAACATATTATGAGACTCCAAAATCCGTTCCCTTGGTTTTAGACAATATTAATTTTCAGATTTTGCATGCTACCAAACGTAAAGATTTGATTCCGGTGTACAGTTTCAACGGTGATGCGCTTTATCTTGCAAAACAGCAAGGTTTAGGGCAGATTGTTCCTTCTGGGATGCAAAAAAACAAAAAATGGTTTGAGTTAGTCGATAAGATTAGGAGAGAAGAGTTATGA
- a CDS encoding bifunctional diguanylate cyclase/phosphodiesterase codes for MTLFKQIIIVLSIFQTLIFGAVMWFNFSSSNEYVTEQAYTDALHTANSLGLSISSVASLEDVSMAETMINSVFDSGYYEKILLEDMEKNVLVSKEQSVIVADVPAWFVDYINVNVPVASSQIMLGWTPYGMLHVKLNSGHAYRQLWTIFKDVLAVFVGVSLLGVVCLHFILRLILQPLTRVKEQAEAILENDFIFQKNIPFTQELKNVVFAMNSMVRKVKEIFEKEAEAVKRYHELLYYDAITHLYNRRYLTLKLNEYLSSESKEAQGALILISLNDYEGMKAHLGYAQSEACIKAIAEAIQTITEAYKASVCAKLNETDFAILVPLSSLELPLPLCEEIATAIKAVMQQGYGLDEKEYFTTIGYAHYTQKIEPKELFSKADFALSASKAKGAFSIHHFEETNGEVPLILGKEAWLHELKAAMESKRFKLAHQEVVRLDNVEDIFHSELFVRLEDQHQHIHHAGYFMPMVMDVKLGAQLDHYVIERSLELLEEKRFTCKALCINLGKDIFLQSNEWTWLENAVMKFKKVGMSKLYFEIACGMDVPIELLVKFSKYIRSFGYGLGMDNVVVTKEGLEAIAQINPAYIKIHASYMIDLFGESGLETPHRSLGIIADSMDIKIIATNVETLEQKEKLEKIGIHYIQGSLIAEPKMIG; via the coding sequence ATGACACTTTTTAAACAGATAATCATTGTTTTATCCATATTTCAAACGCTTATTTTTGGTGCGGTGATGTGGTTTAACTTCAGCAGTTCTAATGAATACGTCACAGAACAAGCCTATACCGATGCGCTTCATACCGCAAATTCTCTAGGGCTTTCTATTAGTTCTGTTGCTTCGCTAGAAGACGTTTCCATGGCTGAAACAATGATTAATTCAGTATTTGACAGTGGTTATTATGAGAAAATCCTCCTTGAAGATATGGAAAAAAATGTTTTGGTTTCCAAAGAACAATCCGTTATCGTTGCGGATGTTCCTGCGTGGTTTGTTGATTATATTAACGTCAATGTGCCTGTTGCTAGTTCTCAGATTATGCTCGGATGGACGCCTTATGGCATGTTACATGTAAAGTTAAACAGTGGTCATGCATATCGTCAGCTTTGGACAATTTTTAAAGATGTTTTAGCCGTATTTGTGGGTGTTTCGCTTTTAGGTGTGGTGTGTTTACATTTTATTTTACGTCTTATTCTTCAGCCTTTAACGAGGGTCAAAGAGCAAGCAGAAGCAATTTTGGAGAATGACTTTATCTTTCAAAAAAACATCCCCTTTACCCAAGAACTCAAAAATGTTGTTTTTGCGATGAACAGTATGGTGAGAAAAGTCAAAGAAATTTTTGAAAAAGAGGCAGAGGCGGTTAAGCGCTATCATGAGCTTTTGTATTATGATGCTATTACACATCTTTATAATCGTCGTTATCTTACCCTAAAACTCAATGAATACTTAAGCAGTGAATCCAAAGAGGCGCAAGGGGCGCTTATACTTATCTCGTTAAATGATTATGAGGGCATGAAAGCACATTTAGGATATGCCCAAAGTGAGGCGTGTATCAAAGCTATCGCAGAAGCGATTCAAACTATCACAGAGGCGTATAAGGCTTCGGTGTGTGCAAAACTGAACGAGACTGATTTTGCGATTTTAGTACCTTTGTCCTCTCTTGAACTTCCTTTGCCGCTTTGTGAAGAGATAGCAACAGCGATCAAAGCAGTCATGCAACAAGGTTATGGCTTAGATGAAAAAGAGTATTTTACTACGATAGGGTATGCGCACTACACCCAAAAAATTGAGCCAAAAGAACTTTTTTCAAAGGCAGATTTTGCGCTCAGTGCCTCCAAAGCCAAAGGGGCTTTTTCCATCCACCATTTTGAAGAGACGAATGGCGAAGTACCATTGATTCTGGGAAAAGAGGCGTGGTTGCATGAGCTTAAAGCAGCCATGGAATCAAAGCGTTTTAAACTGGCACATCAAGAGGTTGTGCGTCTGGATAATGTGGAAGATATCTTTCACAGTGAGCTTTTTGTGCGCCTTGAAGATCAGCACCAGCATATTCACCATGCGGGGTATTTTATGCCTATGGTGATGGATGTGAAATTGGGGGCGCAACTTGATCATTATGTGATTGAGCGTAGCCTTGAGCTTTTAGAAGAAAAACGTTTTACATGTAAAGCGTTGTGTATCAATTTAGGGAAAGATATTTTTCTGCAAAGCAACGAGTGGACATGGCTGGAAAATGCGGTTATGAAGTTTAAAAAAGTAGGGATGTCAAAGCTTTACTTTGAGATTGCGTGTGGGATGGATGTTCCCATTGAGCTTTTGGTGAAGTTTTCAAAATATATCCGTAGCTTTGGGTATGGGTTGGGAATGGATAATGTGGTGGTGACCAAAGAGGGGCTCGAAGCGATTGCGCAGATCAATCCTGCGTATATTAAAATCCACGCTTCGTATATGATTGACCTTTTTGGTGAGAGTGGGTTGGAGACGCCTCATCGTTCTTTAGGCATTATTGCGGATAGTATGGATATTAAGATTATTGCGACCAATGTTGAAACGCTTGAACAAAAAGAGAAACTCGAAAAAATAGGCATACATTATATTCAAGGCAGTTTGATTGCTGAACCCAAAATGATAGGATGA
- a CDS encoding HlyD family type I secretion periplasmic adaptor subunit: protein MAKYNENDLEFMSSLSEAVLQKAPNSSRKMIWIMVISIGWLLLWASIAEIDELTRGEGKVIPSQQLQVIQNLEGGIVSEILVKEGDRVKKGQILLKIDDKNFASSYGENRLRYIELKAKSMRLEAEANAEAFEVSQDLDEQMQQQIVYEKSLYNSNQEQLTKTFQILNEQIKQKESELTELESKVAQLSTSYDLVKKEIDIMAPLVKKGLVSEMEFLQLKRQTNNVQGELQTSRLAIPRVKSAIAEVQNKRLEAELNFQNRAKKELNEIIAEMSRLNEAQTSLEDRVKRTLVRAPVDGTVKQLLVNTVSGVVKPGMDILEIVPSEDTLLVEAKVKPSDVGFLRLGLDAMVKFTAYDFSIYGGLAGKVVFISADTITNERGETYYIVHIKTDKNHLGTVEKPLELMVGMTTSVDILTGKKTVLDYLLKPILKAKHNALRER from the coding sequence ATGGCAAAGTATAATGAAAATGATTTGGAGTTTATGTCAAGTTTGAGTGAAGCAGTGCTTCAAAAAGCACCTAACTCTTCACGTAAAATGATTTGGATAATGGTGATTTCTATTGGGTGGCTTCTGCTTTGGGCGAGTATTGCGGAGATTGATGAATTAACCAGAGGAGAAGGGAAGGTGATTCCTTCACAGCAACTTCAAGTGATTCAAAATTTAGAAGGGGGCATTGTTTCTGAGATTTTGGTCAAAGAGGGTGATCGGGTTAAAAAAGGGCAGATTTTACTTAAAATTGATGATAAAAATTTTGCCAGTTCGTATGGCGAAAACAGGCTTCGTTATATTGAGCTCAAAGCAAAATCCATGCGCTTAGAAGCCGAAGCCAATGCTGAAGCGTTTGAGGTTTCACAAGATTTGGATGAGCAAATGCAACAACAAATTGTGTATGAAAAAAGTTTATATAACTCTAATCAAGAACAACTGACAAAAACATTTCAAATTTTAAATGAGCAGATTAAGCAAAAAGAGAGTGAACTGACTGAACTCGAATCCAAAGTGGCGCAATTAAGTACCAGTTATGATTTGGTTAAAAAAGAGATCGACATTATGGCACCATTGGTCAAAAAAGGCTTGGTCTCAGAGATGGAGTTTTTACAGTTAAAACGCCAGACAAATAATGTTCAAGGCGAACTTCAAACCAGTAGATTGGCTATTCCCCGTGTGAAATCAGCCATTGCAGAAGTTCAAAATAAGCGTCTTGAAGCCGAGCTAAATTTTCAAAACAGAGCTAAAAAAGAGTTAAACGAAATTATTGCAGAAATGTCACGCTTAAATGAAGCCCAAACCAGTTTAGAAGATAGAGTAAAAAGAACGTTGGTTCGTGCCCCTGTGGATGGAACGGTTAAGCAACTTTTAGTGAATACCGTCTCAGGCGTTGTCAAACCTGGTATGGATATTTTGGAGATTGTTCCGAGTGAAGACACCCTTTTGGTTGAAGCAAAAGTTAAACCCTCTGATGTTGGGTTTTTGCGTTTAGGGCTTGATGCGATGGTGAAATTTACAGCGTATGATTTTTCGATTTATGGTGGTTTAGCGGGGAAGGTAGTTTTTATTAGTGCTGATACCATTACCAATGAGCGGGGTGAGACGTACTATATTGTGCATATCAAAACCGATAAAAATCATTTAGGTACGGTTGAAAAACCTTTGGAATTAATGGTCGGTATGACAACAAGTGTGGATATTTTAACAGGGAAAAAGACCGTGTTAGATTACCTTTTAAAACCCATTTTGAAAGCTAAACATAACGCCTTAAGGGAGCGCTAA